A stretch of the Clostridium fungisolvens genome encodes the following:
- a CDS encoding chorismate mutase, whose translation MGDIEQYRKSIDDIDKKIIELFQERMEVVTKVARYKKENNLPIYNGNREDQVIEKNVSRIEDDSLKPFAREFILSMMDISKKYQSVELSKGEASSSYINEEKPFYKEKDLRLGYQGVNGSYSEEALLSFFGDKHKTSNYERFEDVFEALNKNEIDFGVLPIENSSTGAVKEVYDLLRKYGFFIVAEKCIKIEHHLLGIEGAKEEDLREIYSHPQGFEQCSVYLNNLKDVKSIPYFNTAISAEHVSKEGIKEKGAIASKRAADIFNLSVIKEGISNEEDNFTRFIIVGKNIINNSSNNKISVVFAVENKAGALFNALKWFSVNNLNMIKIESRPIAKEPWKYFFYIDFEGNIKDIVVKDLLESFEKSSSYFKLLGVYRRELDVCN comes from the coding sequence ATGGGTGATATTGAGCAGTATAGAAAATCCATAGATGATATAGATAAGAAGATAATAGAACTATTTCAAGAACGTATGGAAGTTGTAACTAAGGTAGCAAGATATAAGAAAGAGAATAATCTTCCTATATATAATGGAAATAGAGAAGACCAAGTAATTGAGAAAAATGTTTCTCGTATTGAAGATGATTCTTTAAAGCCTTTTGCAAGAGAGTTTATATTATCAATGATGGATATAAGTAAAAAATATCAGTCAGTTGAACTTTCTAAAGGTGAGGCAAGTAGCAGCTATATTAATGAAGAAAAACCTTTTTATAAAGAAAAAGATTTAAGACTAGGATATCAAGGGGTAAATGGATCTTACTCAGAAGAGGCTCTTTTAAGTTTCTTTGGAGATAAGCATAAGACATCAAACTATGAAAGGTTTGAAGATGTATTTGAGGCTTTGAATAAGAACGAGATTGATTTTGGAGTACTTCCAATTGAAAATTCATCTACTGGAGCAGTTAAGGAAGTATATGATCTTTTAAGAAAATATGGATTCTTTATAGTTGCTGAGAAGTGTATAAAAATAGAACACCATCTTTTAGGGATAGAAGGTGCAAAGGAAGAAGATCTAAGAGAGATATATTCACATCCTCAAGGCTTTGAGCAATGCAGTGTGTACCTAAATAATCTTAAGGATGTAAAGTCTATACCTTATTTTAATACTGCAATAAGTGCAGAACATGTAAGTAAAGAAGGTATAAAAGAAAAGGGAGCAATAGCATCTAAAAGAGCAGCAGATATCTTTAATCTTTCTGTAATTAAAGAAGGGATAAGTAATGAAGAAGATAACTTTACAAGATTTATTATTGTTGGAAAGAATATAATAAACAATTCTTCAAACAATAAAATATCAGTGGTTTTTGCAGTGGAAAATAAGGCAGGAGCGCTTTTTAATGCACTAAAATGGTTCTCAGTAAATAATCTTAATATGATTAAAATAGAATCTAGACCTATAGCAAAGGAACCGTGGAAGTATTTCTTTTATATAGATTTTGAAGGGAATATAAAAGATATAGTAGTAAAAGATTTATTAGAATCCTTTGAAAAAAGCAGTTCGTATTTCAAACTTTTAGGAGTATATAGAAGGGAATTAGACGTCTGTAATTAA
- the aroA gene encoding 3-phosphoshikimate 1-carboxyvinyltransferase encodes MNKIQIKPKPISGNINIPPSKSMAHRAIICAALSKEESLITNVDFSDDIVATLSAIEKLGAKFEKGDNWVKVKGGELEAETGAIIDCNESGSTLRFIVPIFLIKENNITFVGKGNLGKRPLKPYYEIFDEQGIKWSNKEGELCLSVKGELESGEFYIKGDISSQFISGLLFTLPLLKGTSRIIITTKLESKGYIDLTLEMMKRFGIEIINNDYKEFIIEGNQSYKATNYEVEGDFSQAAFYLVASSLGNSVELSKLNLQSLQGDKEVLDILSRMGANINASDKKVSLSVEKLVGTTIDAAQCPDIIPVITVAAALAKGTTRIINAGRLRIKECDRLSAISSELNKLGAKVEEGTDYMVIEGVEKLTGGEVSSFKDHRIAMSLAIAATRCEKPVIIEDPECVRKSYPGFWKDYKALGGEIDEWSMG; translated from the coding sequence ATGAATAAGATACAGATAAAACCCAAGCCAATAAGTGGGAATATAAACATTCCGCCATCTAAGAGCATGGCTCATAGAGCTATAATATGTGCGGCTTTAAGTAAAGAAGAAAGTTTAATTACTAATGTTGATTTTTCAGATGACATAGTGGCAACTTTAAGTGCTATAGAAAAGCTAGGGGCTAAGTTTGAAAAAGGCGACAATTGGGTGAAAGTTAAAGGGGGAGAGCTTGAAGCCGAAACAGGTGCCATAATTGACTGTAATGAATCAGGCTCTACTTTAAGATTTATTGTACCGATATTCCTTATAAAAGAAAATAATATAACTTTTGTAGGTAAAGGTAATCTAGGAAAAAGGCCGCTTAAGCCTTATTATGAGATATTTGATGAACAAGGGATAAAGTGGAGTAATAAAGAAGGAGAACTTTGCTTATCTGTAAAAGGAGAACTGGAAAGTGGTGAGTTCTATATTAAAGGTGATATAAGCTCTCAATTTATTAGTGGATTGCTATTCACTCTCCCTCTTCTAAAAGGAACTTCAAGGATTATTATTACAACAAAATTAGAGTCAAAAGGATATATTGATTTAACTTTAGAGATGATGAAAAGATTCGGCATAGAAATTATAAATAATGATTATAAAGAATTTATAATAGAAGGAAATCAATCGTATAAAGCTACAAATTATGAAGTTGAAGGCGATTTCTCTCAAGCTGCCTTTTATCTCGTTGCTAGTTCACTCGGAAATTCAGTGGAGCTTTCTAAGTTAAATCTCCAAAGTCTTCAAGGAGATAAAGAAGTATTAGATATACTTAGCAGAATGGGAGCTAATATAAATGCTTCAGATAAAAAGGTTTCTTTGTCAGTTGAAAAGTTAGTTGGGACTACAATAGATGCAGCACAATGTCCTGATATAATTCCTGTAATAACAGTAGCTGCAGCTTTGGCTAAAGGAACTACTAGGATAATTAATGCAGGTCGATTAAGGATAAAAGAATGTGATAGATTAAGTGCTATATCTTCTGAATTAAATAAATTAGGGGCTAAAGTAGAAGAAGGTACTGATTATATGGTAATTGAAGGCGTAGAAAAGCTTACGGGAGGAGAAGTTAGTTCTTTCAAAGATCATCGAATTGCGATGAGCCTAGCAATAGCTGCAACTAGATGTGAAAAGCCAGTTATAATTGAAGATCCAGAATGCGTAAGAAAGTCATACCCAGGTTTTTGGAAGGATTATAAAGCTTTAGGGGGCGAAATAGATGAGTGGAGTATGGGGTAA
- a CDS encoding DUF2087 domain-containing protein, with the protein MEKDYLFDYELEEIEKGYFYDDRKKHFKCLICGDIFEKGRIYKINEEFYEAEKCCEMHIEEAHGDMFDFLIERNKKITGLSENMRDFIKLTYQGLSDKEIGASMGLSLSTVRSYRFKLKEKELQAKSLLAILDLVKNNSKEDEEMDGSKLVNAHLSATTLDERYNISEQERNDIRKNYFDENGALKVFPSKEKKKLAILSEIITNFSRDKKYTEKEVNRVLMRIFDDYATLRRYLIEYGFFDRTKDCSYYWIKE; encoded by the coding sequence ATGGAAAAGGATTACTTGTTTGATTATGAATTGGAAGAAATAGAGAAAGGATATTTTTATGACGATAGAAAAAAGCACTTTAAATGCTTGATTTGTGGAGATATCTTTGAAAAAGGAAGAATCTATAAGATTAATGAAGAATTCTATGAGGCAGAAAAATGCTGTGAGATGCATATTGAAGAAGCACATGGTGATATGTTTGATTTTCTTATAGAAAGAAACAAGAAGATAACAGGGTTAAGTGAGAATATGAGAGATTTTATAAAGCTTACTTATCAAGGGCTAAGTGATAAAGAAATCGGAGCAAGTATGGGGTTATCTTTATCTACAGTTAGGAGTTATAGATTTAAATTAAAAGAAAAAGAACTTCAAGCAAAGTCTCTTCTTGCAATCTTGGACCTTGTGAAGAATAATTCAAAGGAGGATGAAGAAATGGATGGTTCTAAACTTGTTAATGCACATCTTTCAGCAACTACTTTAGATGAAAGATATAATATAAGTGAACAAGAGAGAAATGATATAAGAAAAAATTATTTTGATGAAAACGGTGCTTTAAAGGTTTTTCCTTCTAAAGAGAAGAAAAAGCTAGCAATACTTTCTGAGATAATAACTAATTTTTCAAGAGATAAGAAATATACAGAAAAAGAAGTTAATAGAGTACTAATGAGAATATTTGATGATTATGCAACACTTAGAAGATACCTTATAGAATATGGTTTCTTTGATAGAACAAAGGATTGTAGCTATTACTGGATTAAAGAATAA
- the nagZ gene encoding beta-N-acetylhexosaminidase codes for MRKFLVILTIILVILIAFIGGYYVGGGKLYLDKFFSRNNPTDINNGSSDNGSNINKPIEEKDPIKEKLKSLTLDEKIGQLTIVGIEGTEINDNTKELIQNYHVGGVIFFKENISSKNQALTLGQSLKNINGTGIPLFLGVDEEGGRVSRMPAEYKKLPSSGTIGKKNNEELSKKVGGILGEEVSSVGFNLDFAPVLDINSNPKNPIIGDRSFGNNSELVSKLGVATMKGIQSKNIISAVKHFPGHGDTSVDSHKGLPTVNNDINRLRSFELIPFKEAIDNGADMVMVAHILLPNIDKTYPASLSKVVISDLLRKELGFNGVIITDDMTMGAITLNYDINKAAVTSLKAGSDIVLVCHDYNKEKTVIESIKTAVNNKEITEQQIDEKVYRILKLKDKYKIGEEKQEQYNIQDINNKIISVLK; via the coding sequence ATGCGTAAGTTCCTAGTGATATTAACAATTATACTTGTTATCTTAATAGCTTTTATAGGCGGATACTATGTTGGTGGAGGAAAATTGTATTTAGATAAGTTTTTCTCGAGAAATAATCCAACTGATATAAATAATGGATCTAGTGATAATGGTTCAAATATCAATAAACCTATAGAGGAAAAAGATCCTATTAAGGAAAAATTAAAATCTTTAACCTTGGATGAAAAAATAGGTCAGCTTACAATTGTAGGTATTGAAGGTACTGAGATAAATGATAATACTAAGGAACTTATACAAAATTACCATGTTGGCGGAGTAATCTTTTTTAAAGAAAATATAAGTAGTAAAAACCAAGCATTGACTTTGGGTCAATCATTAAAAAATATAAATGGAACAGGTATACCTCTATTCTTAGGAGTAGACGAAGAAGGTGGCAGGGTTTCAAGAATGCCTGCTGAATACAAAAAGCTCCCTAGTAGTGGAACTATAGGTAAAAAGAATAATGAGGAACTGTCAAAAAAAGTTGGGGGAATTTTAGGAGAAGAAGTTAGTTCAGTAGGATTTAATCTGGATTTTGCACCAGTATTAGATATAAATAGTAACCCTAAAAACCCTATTATAGGTGATAGATCTTTTGGAAATAATTCTGAGTTAGTGTCAAAACTCGGAGTTGCTACAATGAAAGGAATTCAGTCTAAAAACATAATATCAGCAGTTAAGCACTTTCCAGGTCATGGAGACACTTCAGTGGATTCTCACAAAGGGCTACCAACAGTAAATAATGATATAAATAGATTGAGAAGTTTTGAACTTATACCTTTTAAAGAAGCAATAGATAATGGAGCTGACATGGTTATGGTTGCACATATCTTATTGCCAAACATTGATAAGACATATCCAGCATCTCTCTCAAAAGTAGTAATATCAGATTTACTTAGAAAAGAACTTGGATTTAATGGAGTTATAATAACTGATGACATGACCATGGGAGCAATAACATTAAACTATGATATAAATAAAGCTGCGGTAACCTCTCTAAAAGCCGGAAGCGACATAGTCCTTGTGTGCCATGATTACAATAAAGAAAAAACTGTTATTGAATCAATAAAGACTGCAGTTAATAATAAAGAAATAACAGAACAGCAAATTGATGAAAAGGTATATAGGATATTAAAGCTAAAGGATAAGTATAAAATAGGCGAAGAAAAGCAAGAGCAGTATAACATACAAGATATAAATAATAAGATTATATCGGTTTTGAAATAA
- the aroC gene encoding chorismate synthase → MSGVWGNNINISIFGESHGGAIGINISGLPVGKDIDEEEIYKDMKRRAPGNSNLTTARKEEDKVEILSGIFNGKTTGAPLCGIIRNNDTRSKDYSKLKSVMRPSHSDYPASIKYKGFNDYRGGGHFSGRITAPLVFAGAIAKSILKEKGINIGAHIKSIADIEDIEFNPLNIESSILESIKEKDLPIIDDNKKALMEHRILSAKMEGDSVGGIVQCAITGVNVGVGDPFFDSVESTIAHLAFSVPAVKGIEFGKGFDLTKLKGSEANDSYYYEGEKVATKTNNNGGILGGLTNGMPILFNVAIKPTASIIKYQDTVDIENKEDTKLQIEGRHDPCIVPRAVVVIEAIAALALLDLMEGEF, encoded by the coding sequence ATGAGTGGAGTATGGGGTAATAATATAAATATATCCATCTTTGGAGAATCTCATGGAGGAGCTATTGGTATTAATATCAGTGGGCTTCCTGTTGGAAAAGATATAGATGAAGAAGAAATTTATAAAGATATGAAAAGAAGAGCTCCAGGTAATAGTAATTTAACTACAGCAAGAAAAGAAGAAGATAAGGTTGAAATACTAAGTGGTATATTCAATGGAAAAACCACTGGAGCACCTCTATGTGGAATAATAAGAAATAATGATACCAGATCTAAAGACTATAGCAAGCTAAAAAGTGTAATGAGACCAAGCCATTCTGATTATCCAGCCTCAATAAAATATAAAGGTTTCAATGATTATAGAGGTGGAGGACACTTCTCAGGTAGAATAACTGCACCTTTAGTATTTGCAGGAGCTATAGCAAAATCCATTTTAAAAGAAAAAGGTATAAATATAGGAGCTCATATAAAATCAATTGCAGATATTGAGGATATAGAGTTTAATCCTTTAAATATTGAGAGCAGCATTTTAGAGTCGATTAAAGAAAAAGATCTTCCTATAATAGATGATAATAAAAAAGCACTTATGGAGCATAGGATTCTATCAGCGAAAATGGAAGGGGATTCCGTTGGAGGGATAGTACAATGCGCTATAACAGGAGTAAATGTAGGAGTTGGTGATCCGTTCTTCGATTCAGTTGAAAGTACAATTGCTCATCTTGCCTTTTCGGTACCTGCTGTTAAAGGAATTGAGTTTGGAAAAGGTTTTGATCTTACAAAACTTAAAGGTTCTGAAGCAAATGATTCATACTATTATGAAGGTGAAAAAGTTGCTACGAAGACTAATAATAACGGTGGGATTTTAGGAGGGCTAACTAATGGAATGCCTATATTATTTAATGTTGCAATAAAGCCAACCGCTTCTATAATAAAATACCAAGATACAGTAGATATTGAAAATAAAGAAGATACTAAGTTGCAGATTGAAGGAAGACATGATCCATGTATAGTGCCTAGAGCTGTAGTGGTTATAGAAGCTATTGCAGCACTAGCACTACTTGACCTTATGGAAGGAGAATTTTAA
- a CDS encoding prephenate dehydrogenase, with protein sequence MNITIVGLGVIGGSFAKALKPFEEHEVYGIDSDISTLNKAENLGIIKKGYLEGKEPLEISDLVILCIYPMSVLKFIESNKQYFKKGAIITDATGVKGIMVDDILDSVGENVDFVFGHPMAGREKRGIDFASAEVFKGANYILTPHHNNKAENLKIVEDLVYSIGFSNVKKVNPYEHDKIVAYTSQLPHAMAVALVNSDDDKYPTGELIGDSYRDLTRIANINEELWSELFLSNRENLISTIEVFQVKLEDIKKSLVNNDKEKLIEIFKESSRRREKL encoded by the coding sequence ATGAATATAACTATAGTGGGGCTAGGTGTTATAGGCGGTTCTTTTGCAAAGGCTTTAAAGCCGTTTGAGGAACATGAAGTATATGGTATAGATAGTGATATATCTACATTAAATAAGGCTGAAAACCTTGGTATAATAAAAAAAGGATATTTAGAAGGGAAAGAACCTTTAGAAATATCTGATTTAGTTATTTTATGTATATATCCAATGTCTGTACTAAAATTTATCGAAAGCAATAAGCAGTATTTTAAAAAGGGAGCAATCATTACTGATGCTACTGGAGTTAAAGGAATAATGGTAGATGATATACTAGACTCTGTTGGAGAGAATGTAGATTTTGTATTTGGTCATCCCATGGCAGGGAGAGAGAAAAGGGGAATTGATTTTGCATCAGCAGAGGTGTTTAAAGGGGCTAATTATATATTAACACCTCACCATAATAATAAAGCTGAGAATCTTAAAATTGTTGAAGACTTAGTTTATTCTATAGGATTTTCTAACGTAAAGAAAGTAAATCCTTATGAACATGATAAGATAGTTGCATATACTTCTCAGCTTCCGCACGCTATGGCAGTAGCATTAGTAAACAGTGATGATGATAAATATCCAACTGGTGAACTTATTGGTGATAGTTACAGAGATCTTACTAGGATAGCTAATATAAATGAAGAATTATGGAGTGAACTTTTTTTATCAAATAGAGAGAATTTAATAAGCACCATTGAAGTTTTTCAAGTAAAACTTGAGGATATAAAAAAATCCTTGGTCAATAATGATAAAGAGAAACTTATAGAAATATTTAAAGAATCTTCAAGGAGAAGAGAAAAACTTTAG
- the gloA2 gene encoding SMU1112c/YaeR family gloxylase I-like metalloprotein, with protein sequence MKINSVHHIAIICSDYEKSKDFYVNKLGFTIEREVYRKERDSYKLDLNVNGVYQIELFSFPNCPPRPSYPEARGLRHLSFEVDNIDEAVLELKEKGVVTEPIRIDEFTNKRFTFFEDPDNLPLEIYEK encoded by the coding sequence ATGAAAATTAATTCTGTTCATCATATAGCAATAATCTGCTCAGACTATGAAAAATCTAAAGATTTTTATGTTAATAAGCTTGGATTTACTATAGAAAGAGAAGTGTATAGAAAAGAAAGAGATTCATATAAGCTTGATCTCAATGTCAATGGAGTATACCAAATCGAGCTTTTTTCTTTTCCAAATTGTCCACCAAGACCTAGTTATCCTGAAGCAAGAGGCTTGAGACATCTATCTTTCGAGGTAGATAATATCGACGAGGCAGTTCTTGAATTAAAGGAGAAAGGTGTAGTTACAGAACCTATAAGAATTGATGAATTCACTAACAAACGTTTTACTTTCTTCGAAGATCCAGACAATCTTCCATTAGAAATATATGAAAAATAG
- a CDS encoding aminopeptidase, producing MKEDFLRKYAELAVKTGVNIQKGQLLVITSPIECAPFTRLATEVAYEAGAKDVIVQWNDEICTKIKYLKAPEEVFDTIPKWMVDSRLSSAKEGAAFLSISAADPELLKDVDPKRIARFQKTSQLALKEFSERLMSNKNSWAVVSIPTTGWATKVFPNSTPEEAVELLWNEIFKVVRVDSEDPVAAWDIHKNTLSEKMNFLNSKNFKSLHYKNEKGTDLTIELPEGHIWAGGADYTADGVEFIANMPTEEVFTLPKKTGVNGIVYSSKPLNYGGNLIDDFSITFKDGRIVDFTAEKGYDTLKNIVETDEGSHYLGEVALVPFDSPISNSGIIFFNTLYDENASCHLAIGASYPICIKDGENLSEEDLEKKGANQSITHIDFMVGTEDLEIVGTTHEGEEIQVFKNGNWAF from the coding sequence ATGAAAGAAGATTTTTTAAGAAAATACGCTGAGCTTGCAGTAAAAACTGGTGTTAACATACAAAAGGGACAGCTTTTAGTTATTACTTCTCCAATTGAGTGTGCTCCTTTTACTAGATTAGCTACAGAAGTTGCTTACGAAGCTGGTGCTAAGGACGTTATCGTTCAATGGAATGATGAAATCTGTACAAAGATCAAATATTTAAAGGCTCCTGAAGAAGTATTCGATACGATTCCAAAGTGGATGGTTGATTCTAGACTTTCATCAGCAAAAGAAGGAGCTGCTTTTTTAAGTATATCAGCTGCAGATCCTGAACTTTTAAAAGATGTTGATCCTAAAAGAATTGCAAGATTTCAAAAAACTTCTCAATTAGCTTTAAAGGAATTTAGTGAAAGACTCATGAGCAATAAAAACTCTTGGGCTGTGGTTTCAATTCCAACTACAGGCTGGGCTACTAAGGTGTTCCCAAACAGCACACCTGAAGAAGCTGTTGAACTATTATGGAATGAAATCTTTAAAGTAGTTAGAGTTGATAGTGAAGATCCAGTAGCAGCTTGGGATATTCATAAAAATACCCTAAGTGAAAAAATGAATTTCCTTAACTCTAAAAACTTTAAATCTCTACATTATAAAAATGAAAAAGGTACTGATTTAACAATTGAGCTTCCAGAAGGTCATATCTGGGCTGGAGGCGCTGACTACACTGCTGATGGTGTTGAATTTATAGCAAATATGCCTACTGAGGAAGTATTCACTCTTCCAAAGAAAACAGGAGTAAATGGTATAGTATATAGTTCAAAACCTCTTAACTATGGCGGAAATCTAATAGATGACTTCTCTATTACCTTCAAGGATGGAAGAATCGTTGATTTCACTGCCGAAAAAGGTTATGACACTTTAAAGAATATAGTTGAAACAGATGAAGGTTCTCACTACTTAGGAGAGGTTGCTCTTGTACCTTTTGATTCACCAATATCTAATTCAGGTATAATATTCTTTAACACTTTATATGATGAAAATGCATCCTGCCACCTTGCAATCGGAGCTTCATATCCTATATGCATAAAAGATGGAGAAAACCTTAGTGAAGAAGATCTAGAAAAGAAAGGTGCTAATCAGTCTATAACTCATATAGACTTTATGGTCGGAACTGAAGATCTTGAAATAGTTGGAACTACTCACGAAGGTGAAGAAATTCAAGTGTTTAAGAATGGCAACTGGGCTTTTTAA
- the aroE gene encoding shikimate dehydrogenase has protein sequence MNAYGLIGEKLSHSLSPQIHRKVFEKLNLNASFSLYEIRQKNISMTVESLKVLGINGVNVTIPYKEILMEQLDYISEEARNIGAINTIKIEEDRTIGYNTDYFGFGELLLRNDVDVKDKVVAVLGTGGASKAVVQYITDQKAKNIYLVSRDKILAAGKYPNNNCISYSELEERNDIDIIVNTTPVGMFPKVGYSPIKDEVIEKCNTVVDIVYNPLETELLKRAQSLGKKTVDGLYMLIAQGIKAEEIWLDKKLSYEIGDELYKELSEILNQDKHK, from the coding sequence ATGAATGCATATGGTTTAATTGGGGAAAAACTATCACATAGTCTTTCTCCTCAAATTCATAGAAAAGTATTTGAAAAACTTAATTTAAACGCTAGCTTTTCCTTATATGAGATAAGGCAGAAAAATATAAGTATGACTGTAGAATCTTTAAAAGTTCTAGGTATTAACGGTGTTAATGTAACAATACCGTATAAAGAGATACTTATGGAGCAGTTAGATTATATTTCAGAAGAAGCTAGGAATATAGGGGCTATTAATACCATAAAAATAGAAGAAGATAGAACAATAGGATATAACACTGATTATTTTGGTTTTGGAGAGTTACTGCTAAGAAATGACGTGGATGTGAAGGATAAAGTTGTCGCAGTACTTGGAACTGGTGGAGCTTCTAAGGCAGTGGTTCAGTATATAACAGATCAAAAAGCGAAGAATATATATTTAGTTTCAAGGGATAAAATTTTAGCAGCTGGAAAATATCCTAATAATAATTGTATAAGCTATTCTGAGCTTGAGGAGAGAAATGATATAGATATCATAGTAAATACAACTCCAGTTGGTATGTTTCCTAAGGTTGGATATTCACCTATAAAGGATGAAGTAATTGAAAAGTGCAATACGGTTGTAGATATAGTATATAATCCTTTAGAAACGGAGTTGTTAAAAAGAGCTCAAAGCTTAGGAAAGAAAACTGTTGATGGACTATACATGCTTATAGCTCAAGGAATTAAGGCAGAAGAAATATGGCTTGATAAAAAGTTATCCTATGAAATAGGTGATGAACTTTATAAAGAGTTAAGTGAGATTCTAAATCAAGACAAGCATAAATAA